A stretch of the Balneola vulgaris DSM 17893 genome encodes the following:
- the ggt gene encoding gamma-glutamyltransferase — protein MKASLSALFFFIIIYPAITVPIHAQFRQSQSYENGLVVTEEIYASEVGKQILQRGGNAIDAAVAVQFALAVTLPQSGNIGGGGFMIIHLEDGSTTALDFRESIVENSRQNNRRNLKQIPIPGTVDGMVRALEHHGRMPLELVLQPAIDLARNGFYLSYQQAQILNAYADEFYDHPSSITYFQKENGVPFKEGDLFMQKDLANVLEQIAQYGRDGFYSGEVADKIIQSARSNRGSLTRSDLYNYRSIWRTPIQVEYDDYTIHTVPSPSLGGVSFTQTLQLVQDYPVYRMGHNSANYIHLISEALNATFSGLPTNESQTTLSKRSRSNRSNDSISQQFSRSFSMDTIASRNGSNSEFDQFNNSSETTHFSVIDKEGNAVSVTTTLNGPFGSFLAVEGAGFLLSKTPSTITTSDSNRLISLMAPSIVSQNGKARLAFGATGGKEIVSALVQTFLNQFLFKMNTQEAISAPRFHHNGQENYIYYEAFGISPDTQRLLLAKGHKLRTHQMGRVQMIYVDHDGLKWSGVDPRSDGFASGY, from the coding sequence ATGAAAGCTAGTCTATCAGCACTCTTCTTTTTTATAATTATATACCCTGCCATTACGGTTCCCATTCATGCTCAATTTCGTCAAAGCCAATCTTATGAAAATGGCTTAGTGGTTACGGAAGAAATTTATGCCTCTGAAGTTGGGAAACAGATTCTACAACGGGGTGGAAATGCCATTGATGCAGCAGTAGCGGTCCAATTCGCCCTTGCAGTTACTCTGCCTCAATCTGGGAATATTGGTGGTGGGGGTTTTATGATCATCCACTTAGAAGATGGCTCGACTACAGCACTAGATTTTAGAGAATCCATCGTAGAGAACTCTAGACAAAATAATAGGCGCAACTTAAAACAGATACCCATTCCGGGAACGGTAGACGGTATGGTTCGAGCCCTTGAACACCATGGCCGAATGCCTCTAGAATTAGTTCTACAACCCGCTATCGATCTAGCTCGCAATGGATTTTACTTATCCTATCAACAGGCACAGATTTTAAATGCATACGCCGATGAATTCTATGATCACCCTTCATCCATAACTTACTTTCAGAAAGAGAATGGAGTTCCATTCAAAGAAGGGGATTTATTTATGCAGAAAGATTTAGCCAATGTACTGGAGCAAATTGCACAGTATGGCAGAGATGGTTTCTATTCTGGGGAGGTAGCCGATAAGATCATTCAGTCGGCACGATCGAATAGAGGCTCACTCACCCGTTCAGACTTATATAACTATAGAAGTATATGGCGCACTCCTATTCAAGTGGAATATGATGATTACACGATCCATACGGTACCTTCACCAAGTTTAGGAGGTGTTAGTTTTACTCAGACACTACAGCTTGTTCAAGACTACCCTGTTTATAGAATGGGGCATAATTCTGCCAACTATATTCACCTCATTTCAGAAGCGTTAAACGCCACTTTTTCTGGACTTCCAACTAATGAAAGTCAAACCACCTTGAGTAAAAGGTCTAGATCAAATAGAAGCAATGATTCAATTTCACAGCAATTTTCTCGTTCCTTCTCCATGGATACTATCGCATCTAGAAATGGATCAAATTCTGAATTTGATCAGTTTAATAATAGTTCAGAAACCACCCACTTTTCGGTAATTGATAAAGAAGGCAATGCCGTTTCTGTTACTACAACTCTAAATGGTCCATTTGGAAGCTTCCTAGCTGTTGAAGGAGCTGGTTTCCTATTAAGTAAAACTCCTTCTACCATAACAACATCAGATTCTAACCGCCTTATCAGCTTGATGGCGCCAAGTATTGTTAGCCAAAACGGCAAAGCCCGTTTAGCCTTTGGCGCAACTGGCGGTAAAGAAATAGTATCAGCTTTAGTACAGACATTCTTAAACCAATTCCTCTTCAAGATGAATACCCAAGAGGCCATATCCGCCCCACGCTTTCATCACAACGGACAGGAAAACTACATTTACTATGAAGCATTTGGCATAAGCCCCGATACCCAGCGATTATTATTGGCTAAAGGCCATAAACTGAGAACACATCAAATGGGAAGAGTTCAAATGATCTATGTAGATCACGATGGTTTGAAATGGAGTGGAGTTGATCCTAGAAGTGATGGATTCGCTTCAGGCTATTAA
- the ytxJ gene encoding bacillithiol system redox-active protein YtxJ: MSFLDKLGSIFNSSPNSDAHQLWHELESEEQFDEIMMASNEKTQIVFKHSPRCSVSFFAMKNLNDTEFWAAHNVDLHLIDVIRNRELSLAFGDKVSVRHESPQLFVIKNAEVIWHGSHNAVNTGSVAQALRNF, encoded by the coding sequence ATGAGTTTCTTAGATAAACTTGGTAGTATTTTTAATTCAAGCCCAAATTCTGATGCCCATCAACTGTGGCACGAGTTAGAATCGGAAGAACAGTTTGATGAAATTATGATGGCATCAAACGAGAAAACACAGATTGTGTTTAAGCACAGCCCAAGATGCAGTGTTAGTTTCTTCGCGATGAAGAATTTAAACGATACTGAATTCTGGGCAGCCCATAATGTGGATTTACACCTTATTGATGTAATTAGAAATAGAGAACTTTCTCTAGCCTTTGGAGATAAAGTTTCGGTGCGTCACGAATCTCCACAACTATTTGTAATAAAGAATGCCGAAGTTATTTGGCATGGATCTCATAATGCAGTGAACACAGGAAGTGTAGCTCAAGCACTGCGTAATTTTTGA
- a CDS encoding metal-dependent hydrolase has product METNIKAYWLGHSAVKLVSPSGKIIFIDPFLKDNPSTPEELKEVKEADYILLTHGHEDHVGDTLEIAKNTGCTVVGIVELMGLLQKKGLSENQAIAFNKGGTVHFEDFSVTMVSANHSSSFDGEYAGDPAGLVVSFEDDLCIYHMGDTNIFSDLSLYGELYEPHVVLAPIGDHFTMGPEEAAYAVEMVNPTMALPIHYGTWPPIDADPTEFQEVLEEIADVEVVIPKAGEQFLG; this is encoded by the coding sequence ATGGAAACGAATATTAAAGCTTATTGGCTCGGTCACTCTGCAGTTAAACTTGTAAGTCCTTCTGGAAAGATCATATTTATTGATCCCTTTCTCAAAGATAATCCTAGTACTCCTGAGGAACTTAAAGAAGTAAAAGAAGCCGACTATATCCTTTTAACGCATGGACACGAAGATCATGTGGGCGATACTTTGGAGATTGCCAAAAATACAGGGTGTACCGTAGTGGGTATTGTTGAGTTGATGGGGCTACTACAAAAGAAGGGTTTGAGCGAAAACCAAGCGATTGCCTTCAACAAAGGTGGCACCGTTCATTTTGAAGATTTTTCTGTAACTATGGTATCTGCCAATCACAGTTCTTCTTTTGATGGCGAATACGCAGGTGATCCAGCTGGATTGGTTGTTTCATTCGAAGACGATCTATGTATTTATCATATGGGCGACACCAACATATTTTCTGATTTATCCCTCTATGGTGAGCTTTACGAACCTCATGTTGTGCTTGCACCTATTGGCGATCACTTTACAATGGGACCTGAAGAAGCGGCTTATGCTGTTGAAATGGTAAATCCAACAATGGCTCTTCCAATTCATTATGGAACATGGCCTCCGATTGATGCCGACCCAACCGAATTTCAAGAAGTGCTAGAGGAAATTGCAGATGTTGAGGTGGTAATACCTAAAGCTGGTGAACAATTTCTTGGCTAA
- a CDS encoding GNAT family N-acetyltransferase, which yields MIRHAHIDDAERIEEIVQQSLDLKYVTALQSPMGIEKRKHWIEHRTRNHPVFVYEEDGQLIGYIALSAYRPQRPSLDRTALISYFVDNKHFQKGVASALLQYLINYLKTTSIKVIIAIILDGNERSIKLTEKFGFEQWAYLPDVFEAYDKVLSQVYMGKVLDQ from the coding sequence ATGATTCGACATGCCCATATTGATGATGCTGAACGCATCGAAGAGATTGTACAGCAGTCGCTAGATTTAAAATATGTGACTGCTTTGCAATCTCCTATGGGTATTGAAAAACGTAAACACTGGATAGAACATAGAACTAGAAACCACCCTGTGTTTGTGTACGAGGAGGATGGCCAACTGATAGGATATATTGCATTATCTGCTTACCGGCCTCAACGTCCATCACTAGATAGAACAGCCCTAATTAGTTATTTCGTTGATAATAAGCATTTCCAAAAAGGCGTAGCCTCTGCCCTTCTTCAATACTTGATCAATTATCTTAAAACAACCTCAATCAAGGTGATCATAGCTATTATTCTAGATGGGAATGAAAGAAGCATAAAGCTCACTGAAAAATTTGGCTTCGAGCAATGGGCATACTTACCCGATGTTTTTGAAGCTTATGATAAAGTTTTGAGCCAAGTCTATATGGGTAAGGTATTAGACCAGTAA